The following proteins are encoded in a genomic region of Oryctolagus cuniculus chromosome 6, mOryCun1.1, whole genome shotgun sequence:
- the DNAJC18 gene encoding dnaJ homolog subfamily C member 18 isoform X3, with protein sequence MAATLGSGERWTQAYIDAVRRNKYPEDRAPESHDPCGCSNCMKAQKEKQSENERNQTRQGEGTSTYTEEQLLGVQRIKKCRNYYEILGVPRNASDEELKKAYRKLALKFHPDKNCAPGATDAFKAIGNAFAVLSNPDKRLRYDEYGDEQVTFTAPRARSYNYYRDFEADITPEELFNIFFGGHFPTGNIHMFSNVTDDAQYYRRRHRRERTQTQKEEEEEKPQTTYSAFIQLLPVLVIVIISVVTQLLAANPPYSLFYKSNLGHTISRETQNLHVPYFVDKNFDKAYRGASLRDLEKAIEKDYIDYIQTSCWKEKQQKSELTNLAGLYRDERLKQKAESLKLENCEKLSKLIGLRRGG encoded by the exons ATGGCGGCCACTCTGGGCAGCGGGGAGCGCTGGACACAAG CGTACATTGACGCAGTTAGAAGAAACAAGTACCCCGAAGACAGAGCTCCTGAGTCTCACGATCCCTGTGGGTGCTCTAACTGCATGAAGGCGCAGAAGGAAAAGCAGTCTGAGAATGAGCGGAATCAGACCCGCCAGGGTGAGGGGACCTCCACTTACACTGAGGAGCAGCTGCTTGGCGTACAAAG gatcaaaaaatgcagaaattacTACGAAATTCTGGGAGTTCCTCGAAATGCCAGTGATGAAGAGCTTAAGAAAGCTTACCGAAAACTTGCACTGAAATTTCACCCTGACAAGAACTGTGCTCCCGGGGCAACAGATGCCTTCAAAG ccataggAAATGCCTTTGCAGTCCTGAGCAATCCTGACAAGAGACTTCGCTATGATGAATACGGAGATGAGCAGGTGACCTTCACAGCCCCTCGAGCCAGATCTTATAATTATTACAGGGACTTTGAAGCTGATATCACTCCGGAAGAGCTGTTCAACATCTTCTTTGGAGGACATTTCCCTACAG gaaATATTCATATGTTTTCAAATGTGACAGATGACGCTCAGTATTATCGCAGGCGGCACCGACGTGaaaggacacagacacagaaggaagaagaagaagaaaaacctcAG ACTACATATTCTGCTTTTATTCAGTTACTTCCTGTCCTTGTGATTGTGATCATATCTGTTGTTACTCAGCTGCTGGCTGCGAACCCCCCATACAGTCTATTCTATAAGTC GAACCTGGGCCACACTATTTCTAGAGAGACCCAGAACCTGCATGTGCCTTACTTTGTGGATAAAAACTTCGACAAGGCCTACAGAGGAGCTTCTCTGCGCGACCTGGAGAAGGCGATAGAGAAAGATTACATTGATTACATCCAGACGAGCTGCTGGAAGGAGAAACAACAAA AGTCGGAGCTGACGAACTTGGCGGGATTATACAGAGATGAACGACTGAAACAGAAAGCAGAGTCGCTGAAACTTGAAAACTGTGAAAAACTTTCCAAACTTATCGGCCTACGCAGAGGAGGCTGA
- the DNAJC18 gene encoding dnaJ homolog subfamily C member 18 isoform X1 translates to MAATLGSGERWTQAYIDAVRRNKYPEDRAPESHDPCGCSNCMKAQKEKQSENERNQTRQGEGTSTYTEEQLLGVQRIKKCRNYYEILGVPRNASDEELKKAYRKLALKFHPDKNCAPGATDAFKAIGNAFAVLSNPDKRLRYDEYGDEQVTFTAPRARSYNYYRDFEADITPEELFNIFFGGHFPTGNIHMFSNVTDDAQYYRRRHRRERTQTQKEEEEEKPQTTYSAFIQLLPVLVIVIISVVTQLLAANPPYSLFYKSGDCDNDFCEAVLKVTLPNITSSPESPAPCFRNLGHTISRETQNLHVPYFVDKNFDKAYRGASLRDLEKAIEKDYIDYIQTSCWKEKQQKSELTNLAGLYRDERLKQKAESLKLENCEKLSKLIGLRRGG, encoded by the exons ATGGCGGCCACTCTGGGCAGCGGGGAGCGCTGGACACAAG CGTACATTGACGCAGTTAGAAGAAACAAGTACCCCGAAGACAGAGCTCCTGAGTCTCACGATCCCTGTGGGTGCTCTAACTGCATGAAGGCGCAGAAGGAAAAGCAGTCTGAGAATGAGCGGAATCAGACCCGCCAGGGTGAGGGGACCTCCACTTACACTGAGGAGCAGCTGCTTGGCGTACAAAG gatcaaaaaatgcagaaattacTACGAAATTCTGGGAGTTCCTCGAAATGCCAGTGATGAAGAGCTTAAGAAAGCTTACCGAAAACTTGCACTGAAATTTCACCCTGACAAGAACTGTGCTCCCGGGGCAACAGATGCCTTCAAAG ccataggAAATGCCTTTGCAGTCCTGAGCAATCCTGACAAGAGACTTCGCTATGATGAATACGGAGATGAGCAGGTGACCTTCACAGCCCCTCGAGCCAGATCTTATAATTATTACAGGGACTTTGAAGCTGATATCACTCCGGAAGAGCTGTTCAACATCTTCTTTGGAGGACATTTCCCTACAG gaaATATTCATATGTTTTCAAATGTGACAGATGACGCTCAGTATTATCGCAGGCGGCACCGACGTGaaaggacacagacacagaaggaagaagaagaagaaaaacctcAG ACTACATATTCTGCTTTTATTCAGTTACTTCCTGTCCTTGTGATTGTGATCATATCTGTTGTTACTCAGCTGCTGGCTGCGAACCCCCCATACAGTCTATTCTATAAGTC AGGCGATTGCGATAATGATTTCTGCGAGGCCGTACTAAAGGTGACACTGCCAAACATCACAAGCTCCCCTGAGTCTCCTGCTCCCTGTTTCAGGAACCTGGGCCACACTATTTCTAGAGAGACCCAGAACCTGCATGTGCCTTACTTTGTGGATAAAAACTTCGACAAGGCCTACAGAGGAGCTTCTCTGCGCGACCTGGAGAAGGCGATAGAGAAAGATTACATTGATTACATCCAGACGAGCTGCTGGAAGGAGAAACAACAAA AGTCGGAGCTGACGAACTTGGCGGGATTATACAGAGATGAACGACTGAAACAGAAAGCAGAGTCGCTGAAACTTGAAAACTGTGAAAAACTTTCCAAACTTATCGGCCTACGCAGAGGAGGCTGA
- the DNAJC18 gene encoding dnaJ homolog subfamily C member 18 isoform X4 — protein sequence MAATLGSGERWTQAYIDAVRRNKYPEDRAPESHDPCGCSNCMKAQKEKQSENERNQTRQGEGTSTYTEEQLLGVQRIKKCRNYYEILGVPRNASDEELKKAYRKLALKFHPDKNCAPGATDAFKAIGNAFAVLSNPDKRLRYDEYGDEQVTFTAPRARSYNYYRDFEADITPEELFNIFFGGHFPTGNIHMFSNVTDDAQYYRRRHRRERTQTQKEEEEEKPQTTYSAFIQLLPVLVIVIISVVTQLLAANPPYSLFYKSNLGHTISRETQNLHVPYFVDKNFDKAYRGASLRDLEKAIEKDYIDYIQTSCWKEKQQTWCSGLHGDSRESHQSLMFFGRCFQGVRHLEKSRS from the exons ATGGCGGCCACTCTGGGCAGCGGGGAGCGCTGGACACAAG CGTACATTGACGCAGTTAGAAGAAACAAGTACCCCGAAGACAGAGCTCCTGAGTCTCACGATCCCTGTGGGTGCTCTAACTGCATGAAGGCGCAGAAGGAAAAGCAGTCTGAGAATGAGCGGAATCAGACCCGCCAGGGTGAGGGGACCTCCACTTACACTGAGGAGCAGCTGCTTGGCGTACAAAG gatcaaaaaatgcagaaattacTACGAAATTCTGGGAGTTCCTCGAAATGCCAGTGATGAAGAGCTTAAGAAAGCTTACCGAAAACTTGCACTGAAATTTCACCCTGACAAGAACTGTGCTCCCGGGGCAACAGATGCCTTCAAAG ccataggAAATGCCTTTGCAGTCCTGAGCAATCCTGACAAGAGACTTCGCTATGATGAATACGGAGATGAGCAGGTGACCTTCACAGCCCCTCGAGCCAGATCTTATAATTATTACAGGGACTTTGAAGCTGATATCACTCCGGAAGAGCTGTTCAACATCTTCTTTGGAGGACATTTCCCTACAG gaaATATTCATATGTTTTCAAATGTGACAGATGACGCTCAGTATTATCGCAGGCGGCACCGACGTGaaaggacacagacacagaaggaagaagaagaagaaaaacctcAG ACTACATATTCTGCTTTTATTCAGTTACTTCCTGTCCTTGTGATTGTGATCATATCTGTTGTTACTCAGCTGCTGGCTGCGAACCCCCCATACAGTCTATTCTATAAGTC GAACCTGGGCCACACTATTTCTAGAGAGACCCAGAACCTGCATGTGCCTTACTTTGTGGATAAAAACTTCGACAAGGCCTACAGAGGAGCTTCTCTGCGCGACCTGGAGAAGGCGATAGAGAAAGATTACATTGATTACATCCAGACGAGCTGCTGGAAGGAGAAACAACAAA cttggtGCAGTGGTCTGCATGGAGACAGCAGGGAGAGTCACCAGTCCTTAATGTTTTTTGGAAGATGCTTCCAGGGAGTGAGGCATTTAGAAAAG AGTCGGAGCTGA
- the DNAJC18 gene encoding dnaJ homolog subfamily C member 18 isoform X2, translated as MAATLGSGERWTQAYIDAVRRNKYPEDRAPESHDPCGCSNCMKAQKEKQSENERNQTRQGEGTSTYTEEQLLGVQRIKKCRNYYEILGVPRNASDEELKKAYRKLALKFHPDKNCAPGATDAFKAIGNAFAVLSNPDKRLRYDEYGDEQVTFTAPRARSYNYYRDFEADITPEELFNIFFGGHFPTGNIHMFSNVTDDAQYYRRRHRRERTQTQKEEEEEKPQTTYSAFIQLLPVLVIVIISVVTQLLAANPPYSLFYKSGDCDNDFCEAVLKVTLPNITSSPESPAPCFRNLGHTISRETQNLHVPYFVDKNFDKAYRGASLRDLEKAIEKDYIDYIQTSCWKEKQQTWCSGLHGDSRESHQSLMFFGRCFQGVRHLEKSRS; from the exons ATGGCGGCCACTCTGGGCAGCGGGGAGCGCTGGACACAAG CGTACATTGACGCAGTTAGAAGAAACAAGTACCCCGAAGACAGAGCTCCTGAGTCTCACGATCCCTGTGGGTGCTCTAACTGCATGAAGGCGCAGAAGGAAAAGCAGTCTGAGAATGAGCGGAATCAGACCCGCCAGGGTGAGGGGACCTCCACTTACACTGAGGAGCAGCTGCTTGGCGTACAAAG gatcaaaaaatgcagaaattacTACGAAATTCTGGGAGTTCCTCGAAATGCCAGTGATGAAGAGCTTAAGAAAGCTTACCGAAAACTTGCACTGAAATTTCACCCTGACAAGAACTGTGCTCCCGGGGCAACAGATGCCTTCAAAG ccataggAAATGCCTTTGCAGTCCTGAGCAATCCTGACAAGAGACTTCGCTATGATGAATACGGAGATGAGCAGGTGACCTTCACAGCCCCTCGAGCCAGATCTTATAATTATTACAGGGACTTTGAAGCTGATATCACTCCGGAAGAGCTGTTCAACATCTTCTTTGGAGGACATTTCCCTACAG gaaATATTCATATGTTTTCAAATGTGACAGATGACGCTCAGTATTATCGCAGGCGGCACCGACGTGaaaggacacagacacagaaggaagaagaagaagaaaaacctcAG ACTACATATTCTGCTTTTATTCAGTTACTTCCTGTCCTTGTGATTGTGATCATATCTGTTGTTACTCAGCTGCTGGCTGCGAACCCCCCATACAGTCTATTCTATAAGTC AGGCGATTGCGATAATGATTTCTGCGAGGCCGTACTAAAGGTGACACTGCCAAACATCACAAGCTCCCCTGAGTCTCCTGCTCCCTGTTTCAGGAACCTGGGCCACACTATTTCTAGAGAGACCCAGAACCTGCATGTGCCTTACTTTGTGGATAAAAACTTCGACAAGGCCTACAGAGGAGCTTCTCTGCGCGACCTGGAGAAGGCGATAGAGAAAGATTACATTGATTACATCCAGACGAGCTGCTGGAAGGAGAAACAACAAA cttggtGCAGTGGTCTGCATGGAGACAGCAGGGAGAGTCACCAGTCCTTAATGTTTTTTGGAAGATGCTTCCAGGGAGTGAGGCATTTAGAAAAG AGTCGGAGCTGA